From Caldicellulosiruptor hydrothermalis 108, a single genomic window includes:
- a CDS encoding peptide ABC transporter substrate-binding protein produces the protein MKKRIIAAFILVVFLVTGLFLSSNYKGAVAASSKQVFTYINGAEPRYLDPALNTAADAANIIINVFEGLTRVNVKGETVPGMAEKWTVSKDGLTYTFYIRKNAKWSDGKPVTAYDFEYAWKRALDPKTASEYAYQLYYIKNGQKFNEGKAKASDVGVKALNATTLQVTLEAPTPYFLELTNFPTYFPVRKDIVEKYGDKWATDPKTYIGNGPFIMTKWVHNSYIEFKKNPKYWDEKSITLEKIVYKLSEDDKANLLAYEAGQVDGAESVPTDEIPRLIKEKKMKIWPLLGTYYYDVNCKVKPFNDKRVRQALSLAIDRTYIVENIGKLGQKPATGFVPYGIKGISKDFRDESGHFLPVKADLAKAKKLLAEAGYPNGKGFPEIEIIYNTSEGHKKIAEAIQNMWQQLGIKVKLSNMDWKVLLERRHKKDYMVARDGWLGDYVDPMTFLDLFTSYSDNNNTNWSNKKYDELIDKAKRTSDRKLRMQYMMQAEKILMQDYAIIPIYFYVKGHVLRDYVKNYYISPLGFNYFMYAKIVK, from the coding sequence ATGAAGAAACGTATTATTGCTGCCTTTATTTTGGTCGTGTTCCTTGTGACAGGTTTATTTTTAAGCTCAAATTACAAGGGAGCAGTAGCTGCTTCATCAAAACAGGTTTTCACGTACATCAATGGTGCTGAACCAAGATACCTTGACCCAGCACTCAACACTGCTGCTGATGCTGCAAACATTATAATCAATGTTTTTGAAGGTTTGACAAGAGTAAATGTAAAAGGCGAAACTGTTCCTGGCATGGCTGAAAAATGGACAGTTTCTAAGGACGGGCTTACTTACACATTCTATATAAGAAAGAATGCAAAGTGGTCGGACGGAAAACCTGTTACAGCATACGATTTTGAGTATGCTTGGAAGAGAGCTTTGGATCCAAAAACAGCGTCTGAGTATGCATACCAGCTTTACTACATCAAAAATGGTCAGAAATTCAATGAAGGTAAAGCAAAAGCATCTGATGTTGGTGTCAAAGCTTTGAATGCTACAACTTTACAGGTTACATTGGAAGCACCTACACCATACTTCTTAGAGCTTACAAACTTCCCAACATACTTCCCAGTAAGAAAAGATATAGTAGAAAAGTATGGTGACAAATGGGCAACTGATCCAAAGACATATATTGGTAATGGTCCATTTATCATGACAAAATGGGTACACAACTCATATATTGAGTTTAAGAAGAATCCAAAATATTGGGATGAAAAATCAATAACACTTGAAAAGATTGTTTACAAGCTTTCGGAAGATGACAAAGCAAACCTTCTTGCTTATGAAGCTGGTCAGGTTGACGGTGCAGAGTCTGTGCCAACTGACGAGATTCCAAGATTAATCAAAGAAAAGAAAATGAAGATATGGCCACTTCTTGGCACATACTACTATGATGTAAACTGCAAGGTAAAACCATTTAATGACAAGAGAGTAAGACAAGCTCTTTCGCTTGCAATTGACAGAACATACATTGTAGAAAATATTGGTAAGCTTGGGCAAAAGCCGGCAACAGGCTTTGTGCCATACGGTATAAAAGGTATTTCTAAAGATTTCAGAGACGAATCAGGGCACTTTTTACCAGTAAAAGCTGATTTAGCAAAAGCAAAGAAACTTTTAGCAGAAGCTGGATATCCGAACGGAAAAGGCTTCCCAGAAATAGAGATTATATATAACACAAGTGAAGGACATAAGAAAATTGCAGAAGCTATTCAAAACATGTGGCAGCAACTTGGTATAAAGGTAAAACTTTCTAACATGGACTGGAAGGTTCTGCTAGAAAGAAGACATAAAAAGGATTACATGGTTGCAAGAGATGGCTGGCTTGGTGACTATGTTGATCCAATGACATTCTTGGACTTGTTCACATCATACAGCGATAATAACAATACAAACTGGAGCAACAAGAAGTATGATGAGCTTATCGATAAAGCAAAGAGAACAAGTGACAGAAAGCTTAGAATGCAGTATATGATGCAGGCAGAGAAGATTTTGATGCAAGACTATGCAATTATTCCAATTTACTTCTATGTAAAAGGTCATGTACTCAGAGACTATGTAAAGAACTATTACATTTCTCCGCTTGGATTTAACTACTTCATGTATGCTAAGATTGTAAAGTAA
- a CDS encoding M20 family metallopeptidase, producing the protein MEFCAEKLKDTIRKNMELFISIRRDLNRLAELSYEEFKTQKYITERLSEWGIENFPIAKTGVIGIINRSDECIGIRSDMDAILVEGQPRHCCGHDFHMAVVLGTAKVLVDMGFEGCVKFIFQPAEEGPGGAKRVIQEGGLENPKVTKLLGFHVWPGVDVGTIEVSSGAIMASVDDFEIEFIGKGGHAAMPEATKNPIYPATDFIQSSNNFFNAFSNKLSSFHISFSSINSGETFNVISETCKIKGTVRTFDSSMQEFIYKNIKKLAKLSAQKYDCHVNINYYFQYPPLINSHQATEEFLDVAKSLLGPENVKKAIPSFTAEDFAFYCQKVPSVYFRLGIKEKGKGENPLHSPYFNASENSIFYGIFLLAGYLLAI; encoded by the coding sequence GTGGAATTTTGTGCTGAAAAACTTAAAGATACTATCAGAAAAAATATGGAGCTTTTCATTAGCATCAGAAGAGATTTAAATAGACTTGCCGAACTTTCGTACGAAGAGTTTAAGACACAAAAATATATAACAGAAAGACTTTCAGAGTGGGGCATTGAAAACTTTCCAATAGCAAAAACAGGCGTGATTGGAATTATAAATAGGTCTGATGAGTGTATTGGCATAAGAAGCGACATGGACGCTATTTTGGTAGAAGGTCAACCAAGACACTGCTGTGGTCACGACTTTCATATGGCAGTGGTACTGGGGACAGCAAAGGTCCTTGTTGACATGGGCTTTGAAGGATGTGTGAAGTTTATATTTCAGCCTGCTGAGGAAGGGCCGGGAGGCGCAAAAAGAGTAATCCAAGAAGGCGGACTTGAAAATCCAAAAGTGACAAAGCTTTTGGGATTTCACGTCTGGCCAGGTGTTGATGTTGGAACAATTGAGGTTTCAAGTGGAGCTATCATGGCAAGCGTGGATGATTTTGAGATTGAGTTTATTGGAAAAGGCGGTCATGCTGCAATGCCAGAAGCAACCAAAAATCCAATTTATCCTGCCACTGATTTTATCCAAAGTAGTAATAACTTTTTCAACGCATTTTCCAATAAGTTATCTTCTTTTCACATCTCTTTTTCTTCGATAAACAGTGGAGAAACATTTAACGTCATCTCTGAAACGTGTAAAATAAAAGGAACTGTAAGAACGTTTGATAGCAGTATGCAAGAATTTATCTATAAAAACATAAAAAAACTTGCAAAACTTTCTGCTCAAAAATATGATTGCCATGTGAATATAAATTATTATTTTCAATATCCACCTTTGATAAATAGCCATCAAGCTACTGAAGAGTTTCTTGATGTAGCAAAAAGCCTCCTTGGCCCTGAGAATGTAAAAAAGGCTATCCCAAGCTTTACAGCAGAAGACTTTGCATTTTACTGTCAAAAAGTTCCTTCGGTTTATTTCAGGCTCGGCATAAAAGAAAAAGGCAAAGGAGAAAATCCTTTGCATTCACCATATTTTAATGCATCAGAAAACAGCATCTTTTACGGTATATTTCTTCTGGCAGGGTATTTACTTGCTATTTAA
- the pdxS gene encoding pyridoxal 5'-phosphate synthase lyase subunit PdxS, with translation MSEIVNERYELNKNLAQMLKGGVIMDVTSPKEAEIAEKAGAVAVMALQKVPADLRKEGKVARMADPKIILEIKSAVSIPVMAKVRIGHFVEAQILEALGIDYIDESEVLTPADEEHHIDKWKFKAAFVCGARDLGEALRRIQEGASMIRTKGEAGTGNVVEAVRHLRRINKQISYAASLNEDELYAYAKELGVSYELLKKTAELKRLPVVNFAAGGIATPADAALMMQLGADGVFVGSGIFKSKNPEKRARAIVMATTYYNDPKILAEISYDLGEEMEGIDLRNLSEHELLQFRGN, from the coding sequence ATGAGCGAGATTGTAAATGAAAGATATGAGCTCAACAAAAACCTTGCACAGATGTTAAAAGGCGGTGTCATCATGGATGTGACATCTCCAAAAGAGGCTGAAATTGCAGAAAAAGCAGGTGCTGTTGCTGTTATGGCTCTTCAAAAAGTTCCGGCAGACCTGCGCAAAGAAGGCAAGGTTGCGAGGATGGCTGACCCGAAAATAATATTGGAAATTAAAAGTGCTGTTTCAATACCTGTTATGGCAAAGGTAAGAATCGGACATTTTGTTGAAGCTCAAATTTTAGAAGCACTTGGCATAGACTATATTGATGAGAGCGAGGTCTTGACGCCTGCTGATGAGGAGCATCACATTGATAAGTGGAAGTTCAAAGCTGCGTTCGTGTGTGGCGCAAGAGATTTGGGTGAGGCTTTGAGAAGAATTCAAGAAGGTGCTTCCATGATAAGAACAAAAGGTGAGGCTGGGACAGGAAATGTTGTTGAGGCGGTAAGACACCTTCGCAGAATAAACAAGCAAATTAGCTATGCTGCATCGCTGAATGAAGATGAGCTTTATGCATATGCAAAGGAACTTGGAGTGTCCTATGAACTTTTGAAAAAAACAGCCGAGCTCAAACGTCTTCCTGTTGTCAACTTTGCGGCGGGCGGAATTGCAACACCAGCTGATGCAGCTTTAATGATGCAGCTTGGAGCAGATGGTGTGTTTGTTGGTTCTGGTATTTTCAAGAGCAAAAATCCTGAGAAAAGAGCAAGGGCAATTGTGATGGCAACCACATATTACAATGACCCCAAAATACTGGCAGAAATATCATATGACCTTGGAGAAGAGATGGAAGGTATAGATTTGAGAAATCTTTCTGAGCATGAACTTTTGCAGTTTAGGGGGAATTAA
- a CDS encoding type 2 periplasmic-binding domain-containing protein: protein MEFALKFRKVMLILTLASFLMLIVTGCSSSQDDINKKVRIVLVGNFIGDENAQKLISELEKKSGDQVYIDQILYTGDTPKTEQEFAFMQKLMVMLAAGEGDIYILDKKLFTNYAQNGAFYSLKSFVSKNKLDKFVDDTCYVKEKDKSTKDLYGLKAEDVSLLKKYGFETKNKYIAIYVRSNKFSRAQKVLLALLNSK, encoded by the coding sequence ATGGAATTTGCTTTAAAATTTAGGAAAGTTATGCTAATACTTACTCTTGCAAGTTTCTTGATGCTTATTGTGACAGGGTGTTCAAGCAGTCAAGACGATATAAACAAAAAGGTTAGGATTGTGCTTGTTGGCAATTTCATTGGTGATGAAAACGCTCAAAAGCTGATTTCAGAGCTTGAGAAAAAATCAGGTGATCAAGTTTACATTGACCAGATACTTTACACAGGCGACACTCCTAAAACCGAGCAGGAGTTTGCGTTTATGCAAAAACTTATGGTGATGCTTGCTGCGGGCGAGGGAGATATTTATATCCTTGATAAAAAACTATTTACAAACTATGCCCAAAATGGAGCGTTTTATTCTCTAAAGTCTTTTGTGAGCAAAAACAAACTGGATAAATTTGTAGACGATACATGTTATGTTAAAGAGAAAGATAAATCAACAAAAGATTTATATGGTCTTAAAGCAGAAGATGTCTCATTGCTCAAAAAATACGGGTTTGAAACCAAGAATAAGTATATAGCCATTTATGTCAGAAGCAACAAATTCTCACGTGCACAAAAAGTCCTGTTAGCTCTTTTAAATAGCAAGTAA
- a CDS encoding aminotransferase-like domain-containing protein produces the protein MSVSIQIDKNSKKPLYLQLYEDIKQKILSGEISYMQRLPSVRNLCKMLNVNLSTVTKALSKLENEGYIKATPGSGYYVVYSEYQDKIIFEEENLIDAQGYINLASSKLPYNLYPIEWFKNSLNCAIEEYSPQIFDYIEHFKNPLKEYLVETYLKKLGIVTSPQELTVVSGAQQGIEITTKSFLKPGDPIFLENPSYLGAYHIFSNMHLNIVSIDIDQMQNIEDYIKKFSPKAIYIIPFSQNPTGVSYSKEYKEYLCEISQKYDFYIIEDDFLSDIGVDEGILPIKAYDKYDRVFYIKSFSTVTMPALRIGFVVAPRHLAEEVAYYKSMADISTSLLIQVSFYYFLKNFFDKHIENLKAYINQRQKLFLRLAKDLQIDDRLFTQDVQGIFVSFYLPPTISSATIYNKLKTQRVLVQPHTCFYHKPASTNFFRISFLDCREDELQIAMQKIQKVLNSAYQKEEV, from the coding sequence ATGAGTGTATCGATACAGATTGACAAGAATTCAAAAAAGCCTCTTTACCTTCAGCTTTATGAAGATATAAAGCAAAAGATCTTGTCAGGTGAGATTAGTTATATGCAGAGGCTTCCGTCTGTGAGAAATCTTTGCAAGATGTTAAATGTCAATCTTTCTACTGTGACAAAGGCGCTGAGCAAGCTTGAAAATGAAGGCTATATCAAAGCAACTCCTGGAAGCGGATATTATGTTGTGTACAGTGAGTATCAAGATAAAATCATTTTTGAGGAAGAAAACCTTATAGATGCTCAAGGTTACATCAATTTGGCTTCATCAAAGCTTCCATATAACCTATATCCTATCGAATGGTTCAAAAATTCTTTAAACTGTGCAATTGAAGAGTATTCACCGCAGATTTTCGATTATATCGAACATTTTAAAAATCCTCTAAAGGAGTACTTGGTAGAGACATATCTTAAAAAGCTTGGGATTGTTACAAGCCCTCAAGAGCTCACAGTTGTATCAGGTGCTCAGCAGGGAATTGAGATTACAACAAAAAGTTTTTTAAAGCCTGGCGATCCAATATTTTTGGAAAATCCATCGTACCTTGGTGCATACCATATATTTAGCAATATGCACCTGAACATTGTTAGTATTGACATTGACCAGATGCAAAATATAGAAGATTACATTAAAAAGTTTTCACCAAAGGCCATATACATTATTCCTTTTTCGCAAAATCCAACCGGGGTTTCATACAGCAAAGAGTACAAGGAATATCTGTGTGAGATTTCACAAAAATATGACTTTTATATCATTGAAGATGATTTTTTAAGTGATATAGGTGTGGATGAAGGAATTTTACCAATCAAAGCATATGACAAATACGACAGAGTATTTTACATAAAGAGTTTTTCAACTGTTACAATGCCTGCACTGAGAATTGGATTTGTTGTGGCACCAAGGCATCTTGCAGAAGAGGTTGCTTACTACAAGTCAATGGCAGATATCTCAACATCACTTTTGATACAGGTATCTTTTTATTATTTTTTGAAAAACTTCTTTGATAAACACATAGAAAACTTGAAAGCATACATAAACCAAAGACAAAAACTATTTTTAAGATTGGCAAAAGACCTGCAAATAGATGACAGGCTGTTTACTCAAGATGTTCAGGGAATATTTGTTTCTTTCTACCTTCCACCAACGATATCATCTGCTACTATTTATAACAAACTCAAAACACAAAGGGTTTTAGTGCAGCCCCATACATGTTTTTATCACAAACCTGCTTCTACAAACTTTTTCAGAATAAGTTTTTTAGATTGCAGAGAAGATGAGCTTCAAATAGCCATGCAGAAAATTCAAAAGGTTTTGAATTCAGCTTACCAAAAAGAGGAGGTATGA